One window from the genome of Nicotiana sylvestris chromosome 9, ASM39365v2, whole genome shotgun sequence encodes:
- the LOC138877694 gene encoding uncharacterized protein: protein MAICGAEPEKVVESSKKSGISGSGEAAEGLVNLSKHIDEPGSSVEETLADLLKKVGDSYNPKKKRTPKTPGTARANKKRKAASSETTKTPLPKGRAMRSKLKQSEEELEKAMKAKTSSKTSSFASKSVGPSTLAKWTRSAVKAKQVKITNKKDWSGEEEDKSDTE, encoded by the exons ATGGCTATCTGTGGAGCTGAGCCAGAAAAGGTGGTAGAAAGTAGCAAGAAATCTGGGATAAGTGGATCAGGGGAAGCTGCTGAAGGACTAGTTAATCTTAGCAAGcatatagatgaacctggttcatctgttgaagAGACACTAGCAGATCTTCTGAAAAAGGTAGGTGATAGTTATAACCCCAAGAAAAAGAGAACTCCAAAGACTCCTGGTACAGCAAGAGCTAACAAGAAAAGGAAGGCTGCTTCTTCTGAAACTACTAAAACTCCTCTACCAAAAGGAAGGGCTATGAGGAGCAAGCTGAAGCAAAGTGAGGAGGAGTTGGAGAAAGCTAT GAAAGCCAAGACTTCCTCAAAAACGTCTTCATTTGCATCCAAGTCTGTTGGACCCTCTACTTTGGCTAAATGGACAAGGTCTGCTGTGAAAGCCAAACAAGTTAAAATTACTAATAAAAAGGACTGGAGTGGTGAAGAGGAGGATAAGTCTGATACTGAATAG
- the LOC138877695 gene encoding uncharacterized protein — MRDHIIGEDYELWDIVNDGPLATLKKSPEGVDVPKTRADCNVEDLRKWKKNAKAKKWLVCGLGPDEYSRFQSCTTIKEVWDTLQVAHEGTPQVKRSRRTLLYSQYENFTMKEGETI, encoded by the coding sequence atgagagatcacatcattgGAGAGGACTATGAGCTATGGGACATTGTCAATGATGGTCCCCTGGCCACCTTGAAAAAGAGTCctgaaggagtagatgtgccaaaaacaagagctgactgcaatgTTGAGGACTTGAGGAAGTGGAAaaagaatgctaaggccaagaaatggcttgtgtgtggacttgggCCAGACGAGTATAGTAGatttcaaagttgtaccactatTAAGGAAGtttgggacactttgcaagtggctcacgaaggaactcctcaagtgaaGAGATCAAGAAGAACAttgttgtattctcaatatgagaatttcaccatgaaggaaggagaaaccatctaA